A genomic region of Capnocytophaga canimorsus contains the following coding sequences:
- a CDS encoding META domain-containing protein, with protein MKLKYILFLAIGGAISACSTSKEQIYWVNSVKVDCDTGAGKAECLQVSKNEDLDKAQWEYFYAPIENFVFEEGFFKKIQVKETQLDSKNVPADASSVKYTMIKEIEKQKDMSFELNANWTLEKINGNQVTQSLKPNLELHLQEKKINGVGGCNNYFGTITELHQNKIQFGKIGATKKMCMDDNIEMAYFDALSQVRTFKIDEGKLIFLDASNKEILIFSPKKKVNERLHDIWGAVRIGGKSIEKKEGIPILEINLTEMSISGSDSCNNYFGQIEQLTDEKIVFAGIGVTAKLCPEMEIANQYNQAMEKVTSYKLEELNLTLYDAQGNEVLAFIKGD; from the coding sequence ATGAAATTAAAATATATTCTTTTTTTGGCAATTGGGGGTGCCATTTCGGCGTGTTCTACTTCAAAAGAACAAATTTATTGGGTGAATTCCGTAAAAGTAGATTGTGATACAGGAGCAGGAAAAGCCGAATGTTTGCAAGTTTCTAAAAATGAAGACCTTGATAAAGCTCAATGGGAATATTTTTATGCTCCAATAGAAAATTTTGTTTTCGAGGAAGGATTTTTTAAGAAGATACAAGTCAAAGAAACCCAATTGGATAGCAAAAATGTCCCTGCCGATGCTTCTTCGGTAAAATACACGATGATAAAAGAAATTGAAAAACAGAAAGATATGTCTTTTGAACTTAACGCAAATTGGACATTGGAAAAAATTAACGGAAACCAAGTTACACAATCATTAAAGCCCAATTTGGAACTTCATTTACAAGAGAAAAAAATAAACGGAGTTGGCGGATGTAACAATTATTTCGGAACGATTACAGAACTTCATCAGAATAAAATTCAGTTTGGAAAAATTGGTGCAACCAAAAAAATGTGTATGGATGATAACATCGAAATGGCATATTTCGATGCCTTGTCGCAGGTTCGTACCTTTAAAATAGACGAAGGAAAGTTGATTTTCTTGGATGCTTCAAATAAAGAGATACTGATTTTCAGTCCTAAAAAGAAGGTAAATGAGCGTTTGCACGATATTTGGGGAGCTGTTCGCATTGGAGGAAAGTCGATTGAGAAAAAAGAAGGCATTCCGATATTGGAAATCAATCTTACAGAAATGAGCATCAGTGGAAGCGATAGCTGTAATAATTATTTCGGTCAGATTGAGCAGCTTACTGATGAGAAAATTGTCTTCGCAGGAATAGGGGTAACCGCCAAATTATGTCCTGAAATGGAAATTGCCAATCAGTACAACCAAGCTATGGAAAAGGTAACTTCCTATAAGCTTGAGGAATTAAATCTGACGCTGTATGATGCTCAGGGAAATGAAGTACTTGCTTTTATAAAAGGGGATTAA
- the bioA gene encoding adenosylmethionine--8-amino-7-oxononanoate transaminase, protein MPTLQERDQNCLWHPYTQHATANAPIGIVKGKDALLWDENGNEYIDAIASWWVNPFGHCNNALAQAAFQQLTELEHVLFGGFTHAPAVQLAEKLLALLPNNQQRIFFSDNGSTAVEVALKMALQFFFNQGKKRHVVVAFENAFHGDTFAAMAASGISFFTKAFEKQLIEVVRIPIPTEKNENLVAEKLKQIITEKDVAAFIFEPLVQGAAGMQMYAPKALDKLLQIAQKNGVITIADEVMTGFGKTGRTFACDYLQEKPDIICLSKALTGGTIPLAVTSASERIFEAFYDQDVNKALFHGHTFMANPTGCAIALEALHLLLSEEMQQNIKRIENQHQRFINKHKNNFKIENLRQLGVILAFELKTKQQTDYYGALRNQLYNFFISQGVILRPVGNSIYLLPPYIITDKQLDTVYHVLEKAIERFGIE, encoded by the coding sequence ATGCCTACTCTACAAGAACGCGACCAAAATTGCCTTTGGCATCCTTACACGCAACACGCAACTGCCAATGCTCCAATAGGCATCGTCAAAGGAAAAGATGCTTTGCTTTGGGACGAAAACGGAAATGAATACATCGACGCCATTGCCAGTTGGTGGGTAAATCCGTTTGGACATTGTAACAATGCTTTGGCTCAAGCTGCATTCCAGCAACTTACTGAGCTTGAACACGTGCTCTTTGGCGGATTTACTCACGCCCCTGCGGTACAACTTGCCGAAAAATTACTTGCGTTATTGCCTAACAATCAACAAAGAATATTTTTTTCCGATAACGGTTCCACAGCTGTTGAAGTTGCTCTTAAAATGGCACTACAATTTTTCTTCAATCAAGGAAAAAAACGACACGTAGTGGTTGCTTTTGAAAATGCTTTCCACGGAGATACCTTTGCGGCTATGGCTGCCTCGGGAATTTCTTTTTTTACAAAAGCTTTTGAAAAACAACTCATTGAAGTGGTTCGTATCCCGATTCCAACAGAAAAAAATGAAAATCTTGTCGCCGAAAAACTAAAACAAATTATCACCGAAAAAGATGTAGCTGCTTTTATCTTTGAACCCTTAGTACAAGGGGCTGCAGGAATGCAAATGTATGCGCCAAAGGCATTGGACAAACTGCTACAAATCGCTCAAAAAAACGGAGTAATCACCATTGCTGATGAAGTAATGACCGGATTTGGTAAAACGGGAAGAACTTTCGCTTGTGATTATTTGCAAGAAAAGCCCGACATTATTTGTCTGTCCAAAGCTTTAACAGGAGGAACCATTCCACTTGCCGTTACCTCAGCTTCCGAACGTATTTTTGAGGCTTTTTACGACCAAGATGTAAATAAAGCCTTATTCCACGGGCATACCTTTATGGCAAACCCCACAGGATGTGCCATTGCTTTGGAGGCATTACATTTGCTACTTTCCGAAGAGATGCAACAAAACATAAAACGTATTGAAAATCAACATCAGCGCTTTATCAATAAACATAAAAATAATTTCAAAATCGAAAATTTACGGCAATTGGGGGTTATTTTAGCCTTTGAGTTGAAAACAAAACAACAAACCGATTATTACGGAGCATTGCGCAACCAATTGTATAATTTTTTTATTTCACAAGGGGTGATTTTACGCCCAGTAGGAAATAGTATTTATCTGCTACCGCCCTATATCATTACTGACAAGCAATTAGATACAGTTTATCACGTGCTTGAAAAAGCCATTGAACGTTTCGGAATTGAGTAA
- a CDS encoding translation initiation factor: MKDLREQLKNLFPDHIEQEEVTIEQPNIWMQDEPLHCKYEKRKGKPVTIIEGYQGADADFKILAREIKIFLGVGGAFKDESIIIQGDYREKIMQFLCKKGFKVKRVGG, from the coding sequence ATGAAAGACTTACGCGAACAATTGAAAAATTTATTTCCTGATCATATTGAACAAGAGGAAGTTACAATCGAACAACCCAATATTTGGATGCAAGACGAACCCTTACATTGCAAATACGAAAAACGAAAAGGCAAACCTGTAACTATTATTGAAGGATACCAAGGAGCTGATGCCGATTTTAAAATTCTTGCCCGAGAAATCAAAATCTTTTTGGGGGTAGGTGGTGCTTTCAAAGACGAAAGTATTATTATACAGGGCGATTATCGGGAGAAGATTATGCAATTTTTATGCAAAAAAGGCTTTAAAGTAAAACGAGTAGGTGGATAA
- a CDS encoding LysM peptidoglycan-binding domain-containing protein — protein sequence MSIKEKYSSLLDFGKELGMKNVSVEEKEDALYVNGVVNTAYEKNIYWDKLKSIGGEKPSDIKADIRILDESVYAYHTVQKGESLSKIAKHYYKDASKYNAIFKANTDILKDPNLIHPGQVLKIPKL from the coding sequence ATGAGCATTAAAGAAAAGTACAGTTCTCTTTTGGACTTTGGCAAGGAGTTAGGAATGAAAAACGTGAGTGTTGAAGAAAAAGAAGATGCACTTTATGTTAATGGAGTGGTTAATACCGCTTATGAAAAGAACATCTATTGGGATAAGTTAAAATCAATTGGAGGAGAAAAACCTTCTGATATTAAAGCAGATATACGCATATTGGACGAATCGGTTTATGCTTATCATACCGTACAAAAAGGTGAAAGCTTAAGTAAAATAGCCAAACATTACTATAAAGATGCCTCAAAGTACAACGCTATTTTTAAAGCAAATACCGACATTTTAAAAGACCCAAATTTGATACACCCTGGGCAAGTACTCAAAATTCCTAAATTGTAA
- a CDS encoding glycoside hydrolase family 95 protein yields MKQLFFIVFVTIFNFVIAQKQDISVVFDQPAAFFTESLPLGNGRLGAMVFGKTDIETIVLNEISLWSGGKQEADDENAHKYLKEIQNLLLQGKNLEAQSLLMKHFVAKGKGTCHGNGANCHYGCYQTLGQLKIDWKSDASVTHYKRVLDLEKAVATTQYVRNGNQIEQIVFTDFNNDVIWVKIKSAQKTNLGLSLFRKENAHFSYDKNKLIMQGTLPNENQKGMEFATIAEVSTDGELTASLAGLEVRSASEVIVKISASTNYSYENGELENTDVVKQTLAYLKAINSLSFQNALLENQVTYGKIFNRNRWEMPTSLTDENLTTWQRLQRYQAGNTDAQLPVLYYNFGRYLLISSSRKGLLPANLQGLWAEEYQTPWNGDYHLNINVQMNYWLAEVTNLSDLAEPLLRFTKNLVPNGKKTAKAYYNAEGWVAHVVSNPWFFTSPGEGASWGSTLTGGAWLCQHIWEHYQFTQNIDFLKEYYFVLKEAAHFFEDMLIKEPKSGYWVTAPSNSPENAYYLPELKDGKKQHGFTCMGPTMDMQIVRELFSNVLKASEILNKDTDKHPKWKDIIKNTVPNTIGEQGDLNEWFHDWEDAEPTHRHVSHLYGLHPYDEITPWDTPKLAQAARKTLEIRGDGGTGWSKAWKINFWARLGDGNHALTLLKQLLTPVAMGRQQSAGGTYANLFCAHPPFQIDGNFGGTAGIAEMLLQSHGKTNTIRFLPALPSHPDWQKGKITGMKARNGFEVSFSWEKGMLKEAEIIAQTAGKCSVVLPARKGLYHNGKRIARARCKAKQIDFQTLKNNKYIIK; encoded by the coding sequence ATGAAACAACTTTTTTTTATTGTTTTTGTAACGATTTTCAACTTCGTAATTGCTCAAAAGCAAGATATTTCGGTGGTGTTTGACCAACCTGCCGCTTTTTTTACCGAAAGTTTACCTTTAGGCAACGGACGTTTAGGAGCTATGGTATTTGGTAAAACCGATATAGAAACCATAGTACTCAACGAAATTTCATTATGGTCAGGAGGTAAACAAGAAGCCGATGATGAAAATGCGCATAAGTATTTAAAAGAAATTCAAAATTTACTTCTGCAAGGGAAAAATCTGGAAGCACAAAGTTTACTGATGAAACATTTTGTTGCCAAAGGAAAAGGAACGTGTCACGGCAACGGTGCAAATTGTCATTACGGATGTTATCAAACATTAGGACAGTTAAAAATCGATTGGAAATCAGATGCATCGGTAACCCATTACAAACGAGTTTTAGACCTTGAAAAGGCTGTGGCTACCACCCAATATGTACGCAATGGAAACCAAATCGAACAAATCGTTTTTACTGATTTCAATAATGATGTGATTTGGGTAAAAATTAAATCTGCTCAAAAAACGAATTTGGGTTTAAGTCTATTCCGTAAAGAAAATGCTCATTTTTCTTACGACAAAAATAAACTTATAATGCAAGGTACACTTCCGAATGAAAACCAAAAAGGAATGGAATTTGCCACAATAGCAGAGGTTTCCACTGACGGAGAGCTCACTGCCTCATTAGCTGGTTTAGAAGTACGTTCAGCCTCTGAGGTAATTGTAAAAATCAGTGCATCAACCAACTATAGTTATGAAAATGGAGAACTTGAAAACACCGATGTCGTAAAACAAACACTAGCGTACTTAAAGGCGATAAATTCCTTGTCTTTTCAAAACGCTTTACTTGAAAATCAGGTAACCTACGGAAAGATATTTAATCGAAATCGATGGGAAATGCCTACTTCATTAACCGATGAAAACTTGACTACTTGGCAACGATTACAGCGTTATCAGGCTGGAAATACAGATGCTCAACTTCCTGTTTTGTATTATAACTTCGGACGATATTTACTCATCAGTTCCTCTCGAAAAGGATTACTCCCTGCCAACCTACAAGGGCTTTGGGCTGAAGAATATCAAACGCCTTGGAATGGTGATTATCACCTAAATATCAACGTACAGATGAATTATTGGTTAGCAGAGGTCACTAATCTTTCTGATTTGGCTGAACCTTTACTTCGTTTTACTAAAAATTTGGTGCCTAACGGAAAGAAAACGGCAAAAGCCTACTATAATGCCGAAGGATGGGTAGCGCACGTGGTGAGCAATCCGTGGTTTTTTACCTCGCCAGGCGAAGGAGCTTCTTGGGGTTCTACCCTAACAGGAGGAGCGTGGCTTTGTCAGCATATTTGGGAGCATTATCAATTTACACAAAACATTGATTTTCTTAAAGAATACTATTTTGTACTGAAAGAAGCAGCCCATTTTTTTGAAGATATGCTTATCAAAGAACCTAAAAGTGGATATTGGGTAACTGCCCCTTCCAATTCTCCCGAAAATGCGTATTATTTACCCGAGTTGAAAGACGGAAAAAAACAACACGGATTCACGTGTATGGGACCAACAATGGATATGCAAATCGTACGTGAATTGTTTTCTAATGTACTCAAAGCCTCTGAAATTTTAAATAAAGATACGGACAAGCACCCTAAATGGAAAGATATTATTAAAAACACCGTACCTAATACCATAGGGGAACAAGGCGATTTGAACGAATGGTTTCACGATTGGGAAGATGCTGAACCTACTCACAGACACGTATCCCACCTATATGGGTTGCATCCGTATGACGAAATTACCCCTTGGGATACGCCCAAATTGGCTCAGGCAGCCCGAAAAACCTTAGAAATTCGTGGTGATGGTGGAACAGGTTGGTCGAAGGCTTGGAAGATCAATTTTTGGGCGCGTTTAGGTGATGGAAATCACGCTTTGACACTTCTAAAGCAATTGCTTACACCTGTAGCTATGGGTAGGCAACAAAGCGCAGGAGGAACGTATGCTAATTTATTTTGTGCCCATCCGCCATTTCAAATTGACGGAAATTTTGGTGGAACAGCAGGAATTGCCGAAATGTTACTTCAAAGTCACGGAAAAACCAATACCATTCGGTTCTTACCTGCGCTTCCTTCACATCCTGACTGGCAAAAAGGTAAAATAACTGGAATGAAAGCACGTAACGGCTTTGAGGTATCTTTTTCTTGGGAAAAAGGAATGTTAAAAGAAGCTGAAATTATTGCACAAACAGCAGGGAAGTGTTCGGTGGTGTTACCCGCACGTAAAGGTCTCTACCATAATGGAAAACGTATTGCTCGAGCAAGATGTAAGGCAAAACAAATTGATTTTCAAACTTTGAAAAATAATAAATATATCATAAAATAG
- a CDS encoding metallophosphoesterase: MNRRKFIKKTALATIGLGLLGGGYAWQIEPFWLEFVRLKMPIKNLPNSLIGKTLMQISDLHVGHRVSTDFLIDALRKAQNFQPDFVVYTGDYITLHQRKVLYDELNKVLENSVKGTLGTTAILGNHDYGHHWREPHIADEITQLIESKNIKVLRNESVEFQGLHFIGFDDYWAGTLDAQKALKNYSPEKANIVLCHNPDVCDLEVWQSFKGWILSGHTHGGQCKPPFLPAPILPVKNKKYASGKIELSDERTLYINRALGHSLQVRFNVRPEITIFELEKA; the protein is encoded by the coding sequence GTGAACAGACGAAAATTCATTAAAAAAACAGCGTTAGCCACGATCGGCTTGGGGCTACTAGGCGGTGGATATGCTTGGCAAATTGAACCTTTTTGGTTAGAGTTTGTCCGTTTGAAAATGCCTATCAAAAACCTACCTAACTCCCTTATCGGCAAAACATTGATGCAAATCAGTGACCTACACGTGGGGCATAGGGTCAGTACCGATTTTTTAATCGACGCTTTGAGAAAAGCACAAAACTTTCAGCCTGATTTTGTAGTTTACACAGGAGATTACATCACCTTACACCAACGTAAAGTATTGTACGATGAACTAAATAAAGTATTGGAAAACAGTGTAAAAGGTACATTAGGCACAACAGCCATTTTAGGAAATCACGACTACGGACACCATTGGCGTGAACCTCATATTGCCGATGAAATCACCCAACTCATTGAATCAAAAAACATTAAAGTCCTCAGAAATGAATCTGTTGAATTTCAAGGATTACATTTTATTGGATTTGATGATTATTGGGCTGGCACTCTTGATGCCCAAAAGGCTTTAAAAAATTATTCTCCTGAAAAGGCAAATATCGTGCTTTGTCACAATCCTGATGTATGCGATTTGGAGGTTTGGCAATCCTTCAAAGGTTGGATACTATCGGGGCATACCCACGGTGGTCAATGTAAACCACCCTTTTTACCTGCACCTATTCTACCGGTAAAGAACAAAAAATATGCTTCTGGTAAAATTGAACTTTCAGACGAGAGAACACTATACATCAACAGAGCATTGGGGCATTCCTTACAAGTGCGGTTTAACGTCAGACCCGAAATTACAATCTTTGAACTTGAAAAAGCTTAA
- a CDS encoding peptide chain release factor 3: MSILQEIQKRRTFGVIAHPDAGKTTLTEKLLLFGGAIQEAGAVKSNKIKKGATSDFMEIERQRGISVATSVLAFNYKDYKVNILDTPGHKDFAEDTFRTLTAVDSVIVVIDVAKGVEEQTEKLVEVCRMRNIPMIVFINKLDREGKDAFDLLDEVEQKLGLSVTPLSFPIGMGYDFKGIYNIWEKNINLFSGDSRRNIEETIAFDNVNDPELDKIIGEKSAENLRSELELVYEVYPPFDREAYLSGTQQPVFFGSALNNFGVRELLDCFVEIAPSPRAKASDKRVVNPDENTFSGFVFKIHANMDPNHRNRLAFVKIVSGTFERNKPYLHVRHGKKLKFSSPNAFFAEKKEVVDISYAGDIVGLHDTGNFKIGDTLTEGETLQFKGIPSFSPEHFRYINNADPLKSKQLEKGIDQLMDEGVAQLFKLDFNGRKVIGTVGALQYEVIQYRLEHEYGAKCSYESFPIHKACWVEEPENPKDAEFQDFLRVKQKYMARDKHGQRVFLADSAFSIEMVKQKYPNVKLHFTSEF; encoded by the coding sequence ATGTCAATACTTCAGGAAATACAAAAACGCAGAACTTTTGGCGTAATTGCCCACCCCGATGCGGGAAAAACTACCCTTACGGAAAAATTACTACTTTTCGGTGGAGCTATTCAGGAAGCAGGAGCTGTTAAAAGCAATAAAATTAAAAAAGGTGCGACTTCTGACTTTATGGAAATTGAGCGTCAGCGTGGTATTTCGGTGGCAACGTCGGTTTTGGCGTTCAATTATAAAGATTACAAAGTCAATATATTAGATACTCCTGGTCACAAAGATTTTGCTGAAGATACTTTCCGAACCTTAACCGCTGTGGATAGCGTAATTGTGGTGATTGACGTTGCCAAAGGGGTAGAAGAGCAAACCGAAAAACTTGTGGAAGTTTGTCGTATGCGAAATATCCCGATGATAGTGTTTATCAATAAGTTAGATAGAGAAGGAAAAGATGCTTTTGACCTTTTGGACGAGGTAGAACAAAAATTGGGGCTTTCTGTTACACCGCTGAGTTTTCCTATCGGAATGGGATATGATTTCAAAGGGATTTACAATATCTGGGAAAAAAATATCAATTTATTTTCAGGCGATAGCCGAAGAAATATCGAAGAAACCATCGCTTTTGATAATGTAAACGACCCTGAATTGGATAAAATCATCGGTGAGAAATCGGCTGAAAACTTACGTAGCGAATTGGAATTGGTGTATGAAGTATATCCGCCATTTGACCGAGAAGCCTACCTCAGCGGAACGCAACAGCCTGTTTTCTTTGGTTCGGCATTGAATAATTTTGGCGTTCGTGAGCTTTTGGATTGCTTTGTGGAAATTGCTCCGTCGCCCAGAGCCAAAGCCAGTGACAAACGCGTGGTAAACCCTGATGAAAATACGTTTAGCGGATTTGTTTTCAAAATTCACGCTAATATGGACCCGAACCACCGCAATCGCTTGGCGTTTGTTAAAATCGTTTCAGGAACTTTTGAGCGAAACAAACCTTATTTACACGTTCGGCACGGAAAAAAACTGAAATTTTCAAGTCCGAATGCTTTTTTTGCAGAGAAAAAAGAAGTGGTTGATATTTCGTATGCCGGTGATATTGTGGGACTTCACGATACTGGAAATTTCAAAATTGGAGACACGCTTACAGAGGGCGAAACCTTGCAATTTAAAGGAATTCCGAGCTTTTCTCCTGAACATTTCCGCTACATCAACAATGCCGACCCACTAAAATCCAAGCAATTAGAAAAAGGTATCGACCAACTGATGGACGAAGGTGTGGCACAGCTTTTCAAGTTGGATTTCAACGGACGAAAAGTTATCGGAACGGTGGGAGCGTTGCAATACGAAGTTATCCAATATCGATTGGAACACGAATACGGAGCGAAATGCAGTTATGAGAGCTTCCCGATACATAAGGCTTGTTGGGTGGAAGAGCCTGAAAATCCGAAAGATGCCGAGTTTCAGGATTTCCTTCGTGTGAAACAGAAATATATGGCTCGTGATAAGCACGGACAGCGTGTTTTCTTAGCAGATTCGGCGTTTTCTATCGAAATGGTAAAACAAAAATATCCAAACGTGAAGCTACATTTTACGTCGGAGTTTTAG
- the ribH gene encoding 6,7-dimethyl-8-ribityllumazine synthase, translating to MATENKNLSQYDKATIPNAKLFRFGIVTSEWNPEVTMSLKEGAYQTLLDCGALPEEIICWEVPGSFELIHGSRKMIKTQTVDVVIAIGCVIQGETRHFDFVCQGVTQGIAQLNATEDTPVIFCVLTDNTLQQSLDRSGGKHGNKGVEAAIAAIKMVTLTQKHS from the coding sequence ATGGCAACCGAAAATAAAAATTTATCACAATATGATAAAGCAACAATCCCAAACGCGAAATTATTTCGCTTTGGGATTGTTACTTCTGAATGGAACCCTGAGGTTACTATGTCTTTGAAAGAAGGAGCTTATCAAACCCTTTTAGATTGTGGCGCTCTACCCGAAGAAATCATCTGTTGGGAAGTCCCTGGAAGTTTTGAACTTATACACGGCAGCAGAAAAATGATAAAAACTCAAACAGTAGATGTTGTAATTGCTATCGGTTGCGTTATCCAAGGAGAAACCCGTCATTTTGATTTCGTATGCCAAGGCGTTACCCAAGGTATTGCCCAACTCAATGCTACAGAAGATACTCCTGTTATATTTTGTGTACTGACAGACAATACATTACAACAATCATTAGACCGAAGTGGTGGAAAGCACGGTAACAAAGGTGTAGAGGCAGCAATTGCTGCCATAAAAATGGTTACTCTCACTCAAAAACATTCGTAA
- a CDS encoding tetratricopeptide repeat protein, giving the protein MAVYKKRNNRPNRVKHTDEVTPEELHQESTTAEVFDTLDQKASKTEEWVQKNQKTIIGVLIAVAVVGLAYLLYQQFVVAPKEKEGGNELFFAQEFFNEALNATDTQVKDSLFTLSLNGSAGKYGFLDIIKQYSGTKAANLATYSAGMAYINQGQYEEAIEYLKKFDTDDDMLGPLALGNIGDAYSQLKNNKEALTFYKKAFDHNKNEFTTPIYLKKAGITALLLESNKEAKQYFQRIKDEFPTSEEGRTIDIYLGKISE; this is encoded by the coding sequence ATGGCAGTTTATAAGAAAAGAAACAACCGACCTAACAGAGTAAAACACACTGACGAGGTAACCCCTGAGGAGTTACACCAAGAGAGTACTACCGCAGAAGTTTTTGATACGCTCGACCAAAAAGCCTCAAAAACAGAAGAGTGGGTACAGAAAAACCAAAAAACCATTATTGGCGTACTAATTGCTGTAGCTGTAGTGGGACTTGCCTATTTGCTATACCAACAATTTGTAGTTGCTCCCAAAGAAAAAGAAGGAGGAAATGAACTATTCTTTGCACAAGAATTTTTCAATGAAGCGTTGAATGCCACCGATACCCAAGTTAAAGATTCTTTATTTACGCTTTCCTTGAACGGAAGTGCTGGAAAGTACGGCTTTTTAGATATTATAAAGCAATACAGCGGTACCAAAGCGGCTAATTTGGCAACTTATTCGGCAGGAATGGCTTACATCAACCAAGGACAATACGAAGAAGCCATTGAGTATCTTAAAAAATTTGATACTGATGATGATATGCTAGGTCCGTTAGCCTTAGGAAATATCGGAGATGCTTATTCTCAATTAAAAAACAATAAAGAAGCATTAACTTTCTATAAAAAAGCATTTGACCATAACAAAAATGAGTTTACAACTCCTATTTACCTTAAAAAAGCAGGAATCACCGCTCTTTTGTTAGAAAGCAATAAGGAAGCCAAGCAATACTTCCAACGTATTAAAGACGAGTTTCCTACTTCGGAAGAAGGAAGAACCATTGACATTTATTTAGGAAAAATAAGCGAATAA
- the recF gene encoding DNA replication/repair protein RecF (All proteins in this family for which functions are known are DNA-binding proteins that assist the filamentation of RecA onto DNA for the initiation of recombination or recombinational repair.): protein MFLKKISVVNYKNISSEGFDFDENINCFIGDNGVGKTNLLDAVYHLGVGKSYFNPSALQNIRHGEDFYLIEGLFEADSRQEQISCSVKKGHKKIIKCNGKPYERMADHFGKFPMVVISPSDRDLIVEGSETRRKFMDSVISQSDLLYLDDLMRYNRVLLQRNSLLKHFANQQTFDALTLSLYDEQLSVLGSQIHQKRKNFIEQFLPTFLKQYAYISQGKEQVNLRYESQLNETPLIDLLQSNIHKDRLLQYTGVGIHKDDVLFEIDGYPIKKYGSQGQQKSFLIALKLAQFQDVKKHLGVSPVLLLDDIFDKLDDKRVTKLVGLVTDKQFGQLFITDTHQQRTQNVVEKTGLSYKMFLIDNDKNADL from the coding sequence ATGTTTTTGAAGAAAATATCTGTAGTAAATTATAAAAATATTTCGTCAGAAGGTTTTGATTTTGACGAAAATATCAATTGTTTTATAGGAGATAATGGAGTGGGTAAAACCAATTTGCTCGATGCCGTTTATCATTTAGGAGTTGGCAAAAGTTATTTTAATCCTTCGGCGTTACAAAATATTCGCCACGGGGAGGATTTTTATCTAATTGAAGGGCTTTTTGAAGCAGACTCTCGTCAAGAACAAATCAGTTGTAGCGTGAAAAAAGGGCATAAAAAAATCATCAAATGTAATGGTAAACCCTATGAGCGAATGGCGGATCACTTTGGTAAATTTCCGATGGTAGTAATTTCGCCCTCCGATCGTGATTTGATTGTGGAAGGAAGTGAAACGCGCCGAAAGTTTATGGACAGCGTTATCTCACAATCCGATTTGTTGTATCTAGATGATTTGATGCGTTACAATCGGGTATTGTTACAAAGGAATTCTTTGCTGAAACATTTTGCCAATCAGCAAACTTTTGATGCTTTGACTCTTTCCCTTTACGATGAGCAACTTTCGGTTTTGGGCAGTCAAATTCATCAAAAAAGAAAAAACTTTATTGAGCAGTTTCTTCCTACATTTTTAAAACAATATGCTTATATTTCTCAGGGGAAAGAGCAGGTGAATTTACGTTATGAAAGTCAGCTCAATGAAACACCATTGATAGATTTGCTCCAAAGTAATATACATAAAGATAGGCTTTTGCAATATACAGGGGTTGGGATTCATAAAGATGATGTTTTGTTTGAAATTGATGGATATCCAATAAAAAAATATGGAAGCCAAGGACAGCAAAAGTCCTTTTTAATTGCTTTGAAACTTGCTCAATTTCAAGATGTAAAAAAACATTTAGGTGTCAGCCCAGTGTTGCTTTTAGATGATATATTTGATAAACTTGATGACAAACGAGTAACCAAATTAGTAGGATTGGTTACCGATAAACAATTTGGGCAACTTTTCATCACCGATACGCATCAGCAACGAACGCAAAATGTGGTAGAAAAGACAGGACTATCTTACAAGATGTTTTTAATCGACAACGATAAAAATGCGGATCTGTAG